One window of Dehalobacterium formicoaceticum genomic DNA carries:
- a CDS encoding ParB/RepB/Spo0J family partition protein: MAKSSARDSIKLASVDDLFTTEESRAEEQREKVLDIPLSEISDFPNHPFKVKADEAMLEMADSVKQYGVLVPGLVRPKTGGGFEMVAGHRRKKASKLAGLETMPCIVRELDDDQATIIMVDSNLQRESILPSEKAFAYKMKLEAMNRQGQRTDLTCSQVGNKLDGKKSSEILAEQMGESKNQIFRHIRLTSLLPSILEMVDEKQIAFNPAVELSYLAEKEQQELYETMQSEDCTPSLAQAQRMKKLSQDGRLSVDVIFSILTEEKPNQKEKFNIQRERIDRFFPSNFTEKQKEDLIVQLLESWYKKRQREQER, from the coding sequence AAAAGGTGCTGGACATTCCCCTGTCTGAAATCAGCGACTTCCCAAACCATCCTTTTAAGGTAAAAGCGGATGAAGCCATGCTGGAAATGGCGGACAGCGTAAAGCAGTATGGCGTTTTGGTCCCCGGCCTCGTGCGGCCAAAAACAGGCGGCGGCTTTGAAATGGTGGCCGGGCACCGGCGCAAAAAGGCAAGCAAGCTTGCGGGATTGGAAACAATGCCCTGCATTGTCCGGGAACTGGACGATGATCAGGCCACCATTATTATGGTTGACAGCAACCTACAAAGGGAAAGCATCCTGCCAAGCGAGAAAGCTTTTGCCTATAAAATGAAGCTGGAAGCCATGAACAGGCAGGGACAAAGAACAGATTTAACTTGTTCCCAAGTTGGGAACAAGTTAGACGGTAAAAAATCAAGTGAAATTTTAGCAGAACAAATGGGCGAAAGTAAAAATCAGATTTTCCGCCATATTCGCCTTACCTCCTTGCTCCCCTCCATTCTTGAAATGGTAGACGAAAAGCAAATTGCCTTTAATCCTGCTGTGGAGCTTTCCTATTTGGCCGAAAAGGAACAGCAGGAGCTTTATGAAACCATGCAATCGGAAGACTGCACTCCGTCTTTGGCGCAGGCGCAACGGATGAAAAAGCTCAGTCAGGACGGGCGGCTGAGTGTGGACGTCATCTTTTCTATTCTCACTGAAGAAAAGCCCAATCAAAAGGAAAAATTCAATATCCAGCGTGAGCGCATCGACCGTTTTTTCCCTAGTAACTTTACCGAAAAACAAAAAGAGGACTTAATTGTTCAGTTGCTTGAAAGCTGGTACAAAAAGCGACAGCGGGAGCAGGAACGATAA
- a CDS encoding cobalamin biosynthesis protein CobQ, with protein MSSKIITVWGGNNSGKSTFATNLAYALSVRERLVALISSNLVFGELQIFFGQNVPPDKGMFRALSEDNPNIGEKFVASGESKNLFFLSPPSRYTGLLCDTVTLEQVEQMINAASVVFDILIIDGAAELTNPVSGVGLWLAETICTLHRPSIAAQMWHQGVADFVRELHIAEKQIHILQAPNGEFDDQTYREMTGLYFPFELPYVKRASELQNAGTPLYFHRDRACRYYGKVLEQIADGICGGGKP; from the coding sequence ATGAGCAGTAAAATCATCACCGTCTGGGGCGGCAACAACAGCGGAAAAAGCACCTTCGCGACCAACCTGGCTTACGCCCTTTCCGTCCGTGAGCGTCTGGTGGCCCTCATTTCTTCCAATTTGGTCTTCGGAGAGCTGCAAATCTTCTTCGGCCAGAATGTCCCCCCGGATAAGGGCATGTTCCGGGCACTAAGCGAAGACAACCCCAACATCGGGGAAAAATTCGTAGCGTCCGGAGAGAGCAAAAACCTGTTTTTCCTGTCCCCACCCAGCCGCTATACCGGCCTTCTCTGTGATACCGTGACCCTTGAGCAGGTGGAACAGATGATCAACGCCGCATCCGTGGTGTTCGACATTCTAATCATCGACGGAGCCGCGGAGCTGACAAACCCGGTGTCAGGCGTGGGCTTGTGGCTGGCGGAAACAATCTGCACCCTGCACCGGCCTTCCATTGCGGCGCAGATGTGGCATCAGGGCGTTGCCGATTTTGTGCGGGAGTTGCACATAGCGGAAAAGCAAATCCATATCCTGCAAGCTCCTAACGGCGAATTCGACGATCAGACCTACCGGGAGATGACCGGACTTTACTTTCCCTTTGAGCTGCCTTACGTCAAGCGAGCCAGCGAGCTGCAAAACGCTGGAACGCCCTTGTATTTCCACCGCGACCGGGCCTGCCGGTATTACGGCAAGGTGCTGGAACAGATTGCTGACGGAATCTGCGGAGGTGGCAAGCCATGA
- the cpaB gene encoding Flp pilus assembly protein CpaB, translating to MKLLKNRIFLSALCLILAAGVSFFLLPRFYESKNATATVLRAAADIPAGTEIQDKHLVSAEVGSYGLPENVMNDKSLIIGKIAQTDIAKGDFLFPQKLGGTVASKLLDRIAANNQRLVTISVPSIAAGLSSHLRSGDIVTVAVFTDKSPNGQSASPQVIIYSELKELEVYSAENARAQDAAQVRKQQAESQSSTGDPIVKAVTLIVTEAQAERLIQAEYTGKLHLVFEKRGVSHEQ from the coding sequence TTGAAGCTACTCAAGAATCGGATATTTTTAAGCGCCCTTTGCCTAATCCTGGCGGCGGGCGTTTCGTTTTTTCTGTTGCCTCGCTTTTACGAAAGCAAAAACGCGACCGCGACAGTGTTGCGGGCGGCAGCGGACATCCCAGCAGGGACGGAAATCCAGGACAAACACCTTGTTTCAGCGGAAGTCGGAAGCTATGGCCTGCCGGAGAATGTCATGAATGACAAGTCCCTGATTATTGGAAAAATCGCGCAGACGGACATTGCCAAGGGAGATTTTTTGTTTCCGCAAAAACTCGGCGGAACGGTTGCCAGCAAGCTGCTTGACCGCATTGCCGCAAACAATCAACGTTTGGTCACTATCAGCGTGCCCAGCATCGCGGCGGGATTATCCTCCCACCTAAGAAGCGGTGACATCGTAACGGTGGCCGTGTTTACGGACAAATCACCCAACGGGCAAAGCGCCTCTCCGCAGGTGATCATCTATTCCGAATTAAAAGAACTGGAGGTTTACAGCGCGGAGAATGCCCGCGCCCAGGATGCCGCCCAGGTCCGGAAGCAGCAGGCCGAAAGCCAGTCCTCCACCGGGGACCCCATCGTGAAAGCCGTGACATTGATCGTCACCGAAGCGCAAGCGGAAAGGCTTATCCAGGCCGAATACACCGGCAAACTGCACTTGGTCTTTGAGAAACGGGGTGTGAGCCATGAGCAGTAA
- a CDS encoding ATPase, T2SS/T4P/T4SS family, translating to MNSRFSIHDLIYRANKRRSATEESNLEARDYGEILDKLQRIIAQNHSTELAQVLYSQEAEAKLKDLIMRYLASEQLVAKDVRNISELVDAVYNDMAFMGLLSPYLQDDDTEEINVNGYSGVWVQYKDKKVRLPETFGSPEACANIVRKMSRFGGVILDGSKPVGDSYISRGVRMSGAIEPCVDANAGAIASIRKQKPSFITRQNLIRWGTATAEELDFLTICVNNGVSIAIAGATGSGKTADMGYILSSVAPAKRIVTIEDTRELSLAKYDENGIMSNDVIHLLTKEAPNPVTMLDLLKLSLRLHPEILVPAEMRGSEALTVQEAGRTGHTIVSTLHANSAGSAYDRILTMCLEAGTSLSEERLLRNIVEAFPIMVFKRQLPDKSRKYMEIFEATGVRNGEVTGTTLYRYAVDHYEHDKAERIAKVAGSHRRLGNISPALAEKLLIGGVPQKEIRRFAEGAEGGSP from the coding sequence ATGAACAGCCGATTTTCCATCCATGACTTGATCTATCGCGCTAATAAGCGGCGTTCCGCCACTGAGGAAAGCAACCTGGAGGCGCGGGACTACGGCGAGATTTTAGACAAATTACAGCGCATTATCGCTCAAAACCATTCCACGGAGCTAGCCCAGGTCCTGTACTCCCAAGAAGCTGAAGCCAAGCTCAAAGACCTGATTATGCGCTACTTAGCCAGCGAACAATTGGTAGCTAAGGACGTGCGGAACATTTCCGAGCTGGTGGACGCGGTATATAACGATATGGCCTTTATGGGGCTTTTATCCCCCTATTTGCAGGACGACGATACCGAGGAAATCAATGTCAATGGCTATAGCGGCGTCTGGGTGCAGTACAAGGACAAAAAGGTGCGCCTGCCGGAAACCTTCGGCAGCCCGGAAGCCTGCGCCAACATCGTCAGGAAAATGAGCAGGTTTGGCGGCGTAATCCTTGATGGCTCGAAGCCTGTCGGGGACAGCTATATTTCACGGGGCGTCAGAATGTCGGGCGCAATAGAGCCCTGTGTTGACGCAAACGCCGGAGCCATCGCCTCCATCCGCAAGCAAAAGCCGTCTTTCATCACCAGGCAGAACCTGATTCGCTGGGGGACGGCGACGGCGGAGGAATTGGACTTTTTGACTATCTGTGTCAACAATGGCGTTTCCATAGCCATCGCCGGAGCCACCGGCAGCGGCAAAACGGCAGACATGGGCTATATCCTCAGTTCCGTAGCTCCCGCAAAGCGCATTGTCACCATCGAGGACACGCGGGAATTATCCCTGGCCAAGTACGATGAAAACGGCATTATGTCCAATGACGTGATTCACCTTTTGACAAAAGAAGCGCCAAATCCCGTCACCATGCTGGACTTATTAAAGCTGTCGCTACGGCTGCACCCGGAAATACTTGTCCCGGCGGAAATGCGCGGTTCGGAGGCCTTGACCGTGCAGGAGGCCGGGCGGACGGGGCACACCATTGTGAGCACCCTGCACGCCAACAGCGCCGGATCCGCTTACGACAGGATTTTAACCATGTGCCTGGAAGCCGGGACCTCACTGTCGGAGGAACGGTTGCTGCGCAATATCGTTGAAGCGTTTCCGATTATGGTTTTCAAACGGCAGCTCCCGGACAAATCCCGCAAATACATGGAGATTTTTGAAGCCACCGGCGTGCGGAATGGTGAAGTCACCGGCACCACCCTTTACCGCTATGCAGTGGACCACTATGAGCATGACAAAGCCGAAAGAATTGCCAAAGTAGCGGGAAGCCACCGGCGTTTGGGCAACATTTCCCCGGCGCTGGCCGAAAAGCTCTTAATAGGTGGCGTTCCGCAAAAGGAAATCCGCCGCTTTGCGGAAGGTGCGGAAGGAGGCTCCCCATGA